The proteins below come from a single Gossypium raimondii isolate GPD5lz chromosome 2, ASM2569854v1, whole genome shotgun sequence genomic window:
- the LOC105787532 gene encoding GATA transcription factor 18, with the protein MMHRCSSSSQGNMVGGPCSCGGLFHSQNNSFSMMFSMAANQTCYDETDVMYPFASSSSSVDCTLSLGTPSTRLVEDDGYKRSSRRESRSGGGGGGSCMSNLCWDLVRNKNTTKAGRNNDNNNSSGNDPLLARRCANCDTTSTPLWRNGPRGPKSLCNACGIRFKKEERRASAANANASSIAEQQQYHGYNNSSWGSMQCYSSPVNEIKFIEDGDPFLSWRLNVTDRPTNLIHDFTR; encoded by the exons ATGATGCATAGGTGTAGCAGTAGCTCGCAAGGGAACATGGTGGGTGGACCTTGTTCATGCGGTGGCTTGTTCCATAGCCAAAACAACTCGTTCTCGATGATGTTTTCAATGGCGGCGAACCAGACATGTTACGATGAAACGGATGTGATGTACCCTTTCGCTTCTTCCTCTTCGTCTGTTGATTGCACTTTGTCTTTAGGAACACCTTCGACCCGCCTCGTTGAAGACGACGGTTATAAGCGTTCTTCACGCCGTGAAAGCCGCTCCGGCGGCGGAGGCGGCGGTTCTTGCATGTCGAACTTGTGTTGGGACTTGGTGCGAAACAAGAACACGACGAAAGCTGGCcgtaataatgataataataatagttcAGGCAACGATCCTCTTTTGGCTCGTCGTTGTGCCAACTGTGACACTACTTCAACACCGCTTTGGAGGAACGGTCCAAGAGGTCCAAAG TCGCTTTGTAATGCTTGTGGGATTCGATtcaaaaaggaagaaagaagaGCTTCAGCTGCAAATGCTAATGCTTCATCAATAGCGGAACAACAGCAATACCATGGCTACAACAACAGTTCATGGGGTTCAATGCAATGTTATTCATCGCCGGTGAATGAAATCAAGTTCATCGAAGACGGCGATCCTTTCCTTTCTTGGAGACTCAACGTTACCGATAGACCAACAAACCTTATTCACGACTTCACCAGATAA